A DNA window from Bradyrhizobium sp. CCBAU 53421 contains the following coding sequences:
- a CDS encoding DUF1800 family protein, with protein sequence MARDSQAALIALNRFGFGARGGAAGDFINAASDPRGFVLAELVRPNGALLEVPGLLSTPELGKQVFDYQAEIKQARDAAKAAQQGASETPPQSPDAKPQPRRNLSLSTAAKEIAGKDPAMQPQAADGANAAMAPSATMQQTAAPPKPPAQPLNIIQKTFRAEALARLQRGVVADCGFVERLVVFWSNHFCISANKGALARMWAGSFEREAIRPHVLGRFGDMLKAVEQHPAMLFFLDNQQSLGPESRAGINRNRGLNENLAREIMELHTLGVGGGYTQDDVTSLARIITGWTFAGRKGQLGVPGSFVFNANAHQPGPQQVLGKSYAQPGLAQGEAVLSDIARHPSTAKFIATKFARHFVADDPPPALVAKLQDTFTKTDGDLRALATALVQSNEAWQAPLTKMRSPYEFLLASGRLLARNPEDPGRYLNGLNLLGQPLWSPAGPNGFPDTSAAWAAPEGIKLRLDISAQLASQLADKFDPRDLLELVAADAASPETRRTIERAESRQQALALLLMSPEFQRR encoded by the coding sequence ATGGCCCGTGATTCGCAAGCCGCGCTGATTGCCCTCAACCGGTTTGGATTTGGCGCCCGCGGCGGGGCGGCGGGCGACTTCATCAACGCGGCCTCCGATCCGCGCGGTTTCGTGTTGGCGGAGCTCGTGCGTCCGAACGGCGCGCTGCTCGAAGTGCCGGGCCTGCTTTCGACGCCGGAGCTCGGCAAGCAGGTGTTCGACTATCAGGCCGAGATCAAGCAGGCGCGCGACGCCGCGAAGGCCGCGCAGCAAGGCGCGAGCGAGACGCCGCCGCAATCGCCGGACGCAAAGCCGCAGCCACGGCGCAATCTGTCGCTGTCGACTGCCGCCAAGGAGATCGCCGGAAAGGATCCCGCGATGCAGCCGCAGGCCGCCGATGGCGCCAATGCGGCGATGGCACCGTCCGCGACGATGCAACAAACGGCTGCTCCGCCCAAACCGCCGGCGCAACCGCTCAACATCATCCAGAAGACGTTCCGCGCCGAGGCACTGGCGCGGCTGCAGCGCGGCGTGGTCGCCGATTGCGGTTTCGTCGAGCGACTCGTGGTGTTCTGGTCCAACCACTTCTGCATCTCCGCCAACAAGGGCGCGCTGGCGCGGATGTGGGCCGGCTCGTTCGAGCGCGAGGCGATCCGCCCGCACGTGCTCGGCCGCTTTGGCGATATGTTGAAGGCCGTCGAGCAGCATCCGGCGATGCTGTTCTTCCTCGACAACCAGCAATCGCTTGGCCCGGAGTCACGCGCCGGCATCAACCGCAACCGCGGCCTCAACGAGAACCTCGCGCGCGAGATCATGGAGCTGCATACGCTCGGCGTCGGCGGCGGCTACACCCAGGACGACGTGACGTCGCTGGCGCGAATCATCACCGGCTGGACCTTTGCCGGGCGCAAGGGTCAGTTAGGTGTGCCCGGCAGCTTCGTGTTCAACGCCAATGCGCATCAGCCCGGACCGCAGCAGGTGCTGGGCAAGAGCTATGCGCAGCCCGGTCTCGCGCAGGGCGAGGCGGTGCTGTCAGACATCGCGCGGCATCCCTCGACCGCGAAATTCATCGCGACCAAGTTCGCCCGCCATTTCGTTGCCGACGATCCGCCACCGGCATTGGTGGCGAAGCTGCAGGACACTTTCACCAAAACGGACGGCGATCTGAGGGCGCTGGCCACCGCGCTGGTTCAGTCGAACGAGGCGTGGCAGGCTCCGCTGACGAAGATGCGTTCGCCCTACGAGTTCCTGCTCGCTTCCGGCCGGCTGCTGGCGCGCAATCCCGAAGATCCGGGCCGCTATCTCAACGGCCTCAATTTGCTTGGCCAGCCGCTGTGGTCGCCGGCCGGGCCGAACGGCTTTCCGGATACGAGCGCGGCGTGGGCGGCACCCGAAGGCATCAAGCTCCGGCTCGACATCTCGGCGCAGCTCGCCTCGCAGCTCGCCGACAAGTTCGACCCGCGCGACCTGCTCGAGCTGGTTGCCGCCGATGCCGCCTCGCCGGAGACGCGGCGCACAATCGAGCGTGCGGAATCGCGGCAGCAGGCGCTGGCGCTGCTGTTGATGTCGCCGGAATTCCAGAGGAGATGA
- a CDS encoding crotonase/enoyl-CoA hydratase family protein — protein MPDPILLAIDDGIALITLNRPAQLNALSYALIDQLMAALDRIEGDAGVRAVILTGAGERAFSAGADIKEFSDSVKQGAAVAVRDFVRRGQAMTARLEAFKRPVIAAVNGLAFGGGCEITEAVHLAIASDRALFAKPEIKLGMPPTFGGTQRLPRLAGRKRGLELLLAGDPFPPEHAREIGLINQIVPHDQLLTAARELARRITRHSPGAVAGTITAVTRGLNMPIAEGLLVESEQFAALVPSRDLAEGLAAWKERRPAKYVGA, from the coding sequence ATGCCCGACCCCATCCTGCTCGCCATCGACGACGGGATCGCCCTGATCACCCTCAACCGCCCCGCGCAGCTCAATGCGCTGAGCTACGCGCTGATCGATCAGCTGATGGCGGCGCTCGATCGCATCGAGGGTGACGCCGGCGTGCGCGCCGTGATCCTGACCGGCGCCGGCGAGCGCGCCTTCTCGGCGGGCGCTGACATCAAGGAATTCTCGGACAGCGTCAAACAGGGCGCCGCCGTCGCGGTCCGCGACTTCGTCCGCCGGGGACAAGCCATGACCGCGCGGCTCGAGGCATTCAAGAGGCCTGTCATCGCCGCGGTCAATGGGCTCGCCTTCGGCGGCGGCTGCGAGATCACGGAAGCCGTCCATCTCGCCATCGCCAGCGACCGCGCGCTGTTTGCAAAACCCGAGATCAAGCTCGGCATGCCCCCGACCTTTGGCGGCACGCAGCGGCTGCCGCGGCTGGCCGGACGCAAGCGTGGGCTGGAACTGCTGCTCGCAGGCGATCCGTTCCCGCCCGAGCACGCGCGCGAGATCGGGCTGATCAACCAGATCGTGCCGCACGATCAATTGCTGACCGCCGCACGCGAGCTCGCCCGCCGCATCACCAGGCATTCGCCCGGTGCCGTCGCCGGCACCATCACCGCGGTAACGCGCGGCCTCAACATGCCGATTGCTGAAGGCCTGCTGGTCGAGAGCGAGCAGTTCGCCGCGCTGGTGCCGAGCCGCGACCTCGCCGAGGGGCTCGCCGCGTGGAAGGAGCGGCGGCCGGCGAAGTATGTCGGGGCTTGA
- a CDS encoding aldo/keto reductase, with product MEIRNLGGSGLRVSAVGIGCNNFGQRTDLETSRKVIHKAIDLGITLFDTADIYAGMGGSETVLGTVLGDRRKDIVLATKFSKPMATDGTKQGASRRYIMSAVEASLTRLKTDYIDLYQQHDYDPLTPIDETLRALDDLVRQGKVRYIGNSNFPAWRIAEAEYVARELNVNRFVSCQDEYSLVVRGIEKDLLPAAQQYNLGLLPFFPLASGLLTGKYQRGTAAPADTRFAKAPALKDRYVTPRNEDVVEKLQAFAQQRGHTMLELAFSWLAARPQVASVIAGATRPEQIEQNVKAISWKLSAEEMAEIDGITKG from the coding sequence ATGGAAATTCGTAATCTCGGCGGCTCCGGCCTGCGCGTGTCGGCGGTCGGCATCGGCTGCAACAATTTCGGCCAGCGCACCGACCTGGAGACCTCGCGCAAGGTGATCCACAAGGCGATCGATCTCGGCATCACGCTGTTCGACACCGCCGACATCTATGCGGGCATGGGTGGCTCGGAGACCGTGCTCGGCACCGTGCTGGGCGATCGCCGCAAGGACATCGTGCTCGCCACCAAGTTCTCCAAGCCGATGGCGACCGACGGCACCAAACAGGGCGCCTCGCGGCGCTACATTATGTCCGCGGTCGAAGCGAGCCTCACCCGCCTGAAGACCGACTACATCGATCTCTACCAGCAGCACGACTACGATCCGCTGACGCCGATCGACGAGACGCTGCGCGCGCTCGACGATCTCGTGCGCCAGGGCAAGGTGCGCTACATCGGCAACTCCAACTTCCCGGCATGGCGGATCGCGGAGGCGGAATACGTCGCGCGCGAGCTGAACGTGAACCGCTTCGTGTCGTGCCAGGACGAATACAGCCTCGTGGTGCGCGGCATCGAGAAGGACCTTTTGCCGGCGGCGCAGCAATACAATCTCGGCCTCTTGCCGTTCTTCCCGCTCGCCAGCGGTCTTCTGACCGGCAAGTACCAGCGCGGCACCGCTGCGCCCGCCGACACCCGCTTCGCCAAGGCGCCGGCCTTGAAGGATCGCTACGTCACGCCGCGCAACGAGGACGTCGTCGAGAAGCTGCAGGCCTTCGCGCAGCAGCGCGGCCACACCATGCTCGAGCTCGCCTTCTCCTGGCTCGCCGCCCGCCCGCAAGTCGCCAGCGTCATCGCCGGCGCGACGCGGCCCGAGCAGATCGAGCAGAACGTAAAGGCGATCAGCTGGAAGCTGAGTGCTGAGGAGATGGCGGAGATCGACGGGATTACGAAGGGCTGA
- a CDS encoding endonuclease domain-containing protein: MPIGSYICDFVCRERRLVIEVDGGQHADSAAYAVRDRYLAGEGYRVLRFWNNDVLGNIEGVLIAIQAELRG, from the coding sequence GTGCCGATTGGAAGCTACATCTGCGACTTCGTCTGCCGCGAGAGACGGCTCGTGATCGAAGTGGATGGCGGTCAGCACGCGGACTCAGCCGCATACGCAGTCCGGGACCGGTACCTGGCCGGGGAAGGGTATCGCGTGCTTCGATTCTGGAATAACGATGTGCTCGGCAATATCGAGGGCGTGTTGATTGCAATTCAGGCTGAGTTGCGCGGATAG
- a CDS encoding GNAT family N-acetyltransferase, with the protein MSDDVTIRFITRDDYAQWLPLWDGYNAFYERSGPTALAPEITAMTWQRFFDAYEPVHALVADAGGTLLGLTHYLFHRSTTAIAPTCYLQDLFTSEAARGKGVGRALINGVYAQAKLVGSPRVYWQTHETNHTAMQLYDKVADKPGFVIYRKIL; encoded by the coding sequence ATGTCCGACGACGTCACCATCCGCTTCATCACGCGCGACGACTACGCCCAATGGCTTCCGCTGTGGGACGGCTACAACGCCTTCTATGAACGGTCCGGACCGACCGCGCTCGCACCCGAGATCACCGCGATGACCTGGCAGCGCTTCTTCGACGCCTACGAGCCGGTGCATGCGCTGGTCGCCGATGCCGGCGGCACGCTGCTCGGGCTGACGCACTATCTGTTTCACCGCTCGACCACGGCGATTGCCCCAACCTGCTATTTGCAGGATCTGTTCACCAGCGAAGCCGCGCGCGGCAAGGGCGTCGGCCGCGCCTTGATCAACGGCGTCTACGCGCAGGCGAAGCTCGTCGGATCGCCGCGCGTCTACTGGCAGACGCATGAGACCAACCACACCGCGATGCAGCTTTATGACAAGGTCGCGGACAAACCAGGCTTCGTGATCTATCGCAAGATTCTCTGA
- a CDS encoding TetR/AcrR family transcriptional regulator, which yields MPRPSEPTRERIIQAANSLFYSEGIRRVSVDEVAAKAGLTKRTLYYHFKSKDDLVAAYLAARDQPNLALFRTWFAEAEGGLPMKVEAIFRNLARSARHPKWKGCGFLRTSAELANMPGHPAIRIGAAHKKKFEDWLRATFAEQGIADPLKLARQILLLLDGSFAVVLLHRDASYMETAGEAARTLIETAMTGQRGKRS from the coding sequence ATGCCGAGACCCTCCGAACCCACCCGCGAGCGCATCATCCAGGCGGCGAATTCGCTGTTCTACAGTGAAGGCATCCGCCGCGTCAGCGTCGACGAGGTCGCCGCCAAGGCCGGCCTCACCAAGCGCACGCTGTATTATCACTTCAAGAGCAAGGACGATCTCGTCGCCGCCTATCTCGCCGCGCGCGACCAGCCCAATCTCGCGCTGTTCCGGACATGGTTCGCCGAGGCCGAGGGCGGCCTGCCGATGAAGGTCGAGGCGATCTTCAGGAATCTCGCGCGCTCGGCGCGGCATCCGAAATGGAAGGGCTGCGGCTTCCTGCGCACCTCCGCCGAGCTCGCCAACATGCCCGGTCATCCCGCGATCCGGATCGGCGCCGCGCACAAGAAGAAGTTCGAGGACTGGCTGCGCGCGACGTTCGCGGAGCAGGGCATCGCCGATCCGCTGAAACTCGCGCGGCAGATCCTGTTGCTGTTGGATGGATCATTCGCCGTCGTGCTGCTGCATCGCGACGCCAGCTACATGGAAACGGCGGGCGAGGCGGCGCGCACGCTGATCGAGACGGCGATGACAGGACAGCGCGGCAAGCGGAGCTGA
- a CDS encoding MBL fold metallo-hydrolase — translation MIKDLARRDFLKGSAAIAGAAAAGAFSCVEIASAAPIEVPTVDKLSIRVLVDSSFDLFLRPKQAHGVSIAPAARGADFRKSLHNEWGLSLWLESEAKGAQRTLMLDYGYTPEVLLNNMELVGVDPSKLDALIVSHGHYDHFGGLNGFLDKFRDKLPADVKLYAGGEDNFCHRVNATPTKGQFTDFGTLDRRQLAAQRVTTVLCETPTVIAGHAFTTGKITRRSIERVLPQTWVEFGIKDGLGCNASHYLPAEMEGKVVPDEHIHEHATCFNVKDFGLVVISSCGHVGIVNSVKQAQEVSGIQKLHAIVGGFHLGPAPKDYLTEVVAEIKKLDPDVVVPMHCSGLNFVQEATAQMGDKVLVTTTGSRLSFGI, via the coding sequence ATGATCAAGGATCTGGCACGGCGCGACTTTCTGAAGGGTTCCGCGGCGATCGCCGGCGCCGCTGCCGCGGGCGCATTCTCCTGCGTCGAGATCGCGAGCGCGGCACCGATCGAGGTGCCGACCGTCGACAAGCTGTCGATCCGCGTGCTGGTCGATTCCAGCTTCGACCTGTTCCTGCGGCCGAAGCAGGCGCACGGCGTCTCGATCGCGCCGGCGGCACGCGGCGCCGACTTCCGCAAGTCGCTGCACAATGAATGGGGGCTATCGTTGTGGCTGGAATCGGAGGCCAAGGGCGCGCAGCGCACGCTCATGCTCGACTACGGCTACACGCCCGAGGTGCTGCTCAACAACATGGAGTTGGTCGGCGTCGACCCGTCCAAGCTCGACGCGCTGATCGTCAGCCACGGGCACTACGATCATTTCGGCGGCCTCAACGGCTTCCTCGACAAATTCCGCGACAAGCTCCCGGCCGACGTAAAACTCTATGCCGGCGGCGAGGACAATTTCTGCCACCGCGTCAACGCGACGCCGACCAAGGGCCAGTTCACCGATTTCGGCACGCTGGATCGCCGCCAGCTCGCCGCGCAGCGCGTCACTACGGTGCTATGCGAAACCCCGACCGTGATCGCCGGCCACGCCTTCACCACCGGCAAGATCACCCGCCGCAGCATCGAGCGCGTGCTGCCACAGACCTGGGTCGAGTTCGGCATCAAGGACGGGCTCGGCTGCAACGCCAGCCACTACCTGCCGGCCGAGATGGAGGGCAAGGTCGTGCCCGACGAGCACATCCACGAGCACGCCACCTGCTTCAACGTGAAGGATTTCGGCCTGGTCGTGATCTCGTCCTGCGGCCATGTCGGCATCGTCAATTCGGTGAAGCAGGCGCAGGAGGTCTCGGGCATCCAGAAGCTGCACGCGATCGTCGGCGGCTTCCATCTCGGACCGGCGCCGAAGGACTACCTCACCGAGGTGGTCGCCGAGATCAAGAAGCTCGACCCCGACGTGGTGGTCCCGATGCATTGCTCCGGGCTCAACTTCGTGCAGGAAGCGACCGCGCAGATGGGCGACAAGGTGCTGGTCACGACCACCGGCAGCCGCCTCTCCTTCGGCATATGA
- a CDS encoding DUF1501 domain-containing protein, protein MTMECSESLILQATSRRALLLGGASFAAWAYLPKFARAADGRDPRFVTIILRGALDGLATVAPIGDPDYAGLHGTIALKADGPNAAVMLDPFFGLHPAMPEFARMYRAKQAAVVHAVATSYRDRSHFDGQDVLESGFPGPGRVQSGWLNRALEALPKGERVTSALAVGPTTPLVLRGAAPTVGWAPTALPQAADDTAMRLLDLYQHRDPTLASALTQGLQLEKQAQGDEMKPKPGGGGGGVAAMRLVARGAAKLMAADDGPRIGALAFDGWDTHANEGGPVGRLAQLLGGLDGALAEFQSALGARWHDTVIVVATEFGRTARINGTEGTDHGTGTIALLAGGAVNGGRMITDWPGLKPANLYQARDLAPTTDLRAVIKGVLHDQFGLGERVLADAVFPDSGPVKPMKGLVA, encoded by the coding sequence ATGACGATGGAGTGCTCCGAGAGCTTGATATTGCAGGCGACGTCGCGGCGCGCGCTGCTGCTCGGCGGCGCCTCGTTTGCCGCCTGGGCCTATTTGCCGAAATTCGCGCGCGCGGCCGATGGCCGCGATCCGCGCTTCGTCACCATCATCCTGCGTGGCGCGCTCGATGGCCTCGCCACCGTGGCGCCGATTGGCGACCCCGATTATGCGGGCCTGCACGGTACGATCGCGCTGAAGGCCGATGGGCCAAACGCGGCGGTGATGCTGGATCCGTTCTTCGGCCTGCATCCGGCGATGCCGGAATTCGCGCGGATGTACCGCGCCAAGCAGGCCGCGGTGGTTCATGCGGTCGCGACCTCCTACCGCGATCGCTCGCATTTCGATGGCCAGGACGTGCTGGAGAGCGGCTTCCCCGGTCCCGGCCGCGTGCAATCCGGCTGGCTCAACCGCGCGCTCGAAGCCTTGCCGAAGGGCGAGCGGGTGACGAGCGCGCTCGCGGTCGGCCCGACCACGCCGCTGGTGCTGCGCGGCGCTGCGCCGACCGTGGGCTGGGCGCCGACCGCGCTGCCGCAGGCCGCCGACGACACCGCGATGCGGTTGCTCGATCTCTACCAGCATCGCGATCCCACGCTGGCAAGCGCGCTGACGCAAGGTTTGCAGCTCGAGAAGCAGGCGCAGGGCGATGAGATGAAGCCGAAGCCCGGCGGTGGTGGTGGCGGTGTAGCGGCGATGCGGCTGGTGGCGCGCGGCGCTGCCAAATTGATGGCGGCGGATGACGGGCCGCGGATCGGCGCGCTGGCCTTCGATGGCTGGGATACCCACGCCAACGAAGGCGGCCCGGTCGGCCGGCTCGCGCAGCTGCTCGGCGGGCTCGACGGCGCGCTGGCGGAATTCCAGAGCGCCTTAGGTGCGCGCTGGCACGACACCGTGATCGTGGTCGCCACCGAGTTCGGCCGCACTGCGCGCATCAACGGCACCGAGGGCACCGACCACGGCACCGGCACCATCGCGCTGCTCGCCGGCGGTGCGGTCAATGGCGGCCGCATGATCACCGACTGGCCGGGCCTCAAGCCCGCCAATCTCTACCAGGCCCGCGACCTCGCCCCGACCACCGATTTGCGCGCCGTGATCAAGGGCGTGCTGCACGACCAGTTCGGCCTCGGCGAGCGCGTGCTTGCCGATGCCGTGTTCCCGGACAGCGGCCCGGTGAAGCCGATGAAGGGGCTGGTGGCTTGA
- a CDS encoding HAD family phosphatase yields MNAPWTVDAVLLDMDGTLLDTEKVYFDSLVAALNACGYTDGAVALCHSMVGLPGPVCEAMLRDHYGAAFPLDEVNQTFIVTRDRMFDAGLPLKPGTLALLDGLAAAECRTAIVTSSSRRTAERHLTLAGIRDRFDTLLTLDDVTHGKPDPELYLKAAARLDVRPVSCIAVEDSNHGVAAAHAAGAITLMVPDMAPPTEATRAKCAAVLPDLNAVLALLQERGAL; encoded by the coding sequence GTGAACGCGCCCTGGACCGTCGACGCCGTCCTGCTCGACATGGACGGCACACTGCTCGACACCGAGAAAGTCTATTTCGATAGCCTGGTCGCGGCGCTGAATGCATGCGGCTACACCGACGGCGCCGTCGCACTGTGCCATTCCATGGTCGGCCTTCCCGGCCCGGTCTGCGAGGCGATGTTGCGCGATCATTACGGCGCGGCGTTTCCGCTCGACGAGGTCAATCAAACGTTCATCGTGACCCGTGACCGCATGTTTGATGCCGGCCTGCCGCTCAAGCCCGGCACGCTCGCGCTGCTCGACGGCCTCGCCGCCGCCGAGTGCCGGACCGCGATCGTGACCTCGTCATCCCGCCGCACGGCCGAGCGCCATCTCACGCTCGCCGGAATCCGCGACCGCTTCGACACGCTGCTGACGCTCGACGACGTGACCCACGGCAAGCCGGACCCGGAGCTCTATCTGAAGGCCGCCGCGCGGCTCGACGTCAGGCCGGTGTCCTGCATCGCCGTGGAAGACTCCAACCACGGCGTCGCCGCCGCGCATGCCGCCGGCGCCATCACACTGATGGTGCCCGACATGGCGCCGCCGACCGAGGCGACGCGCGCGAAATGCGCGGCCGTGCTGCCGGATCTCAACGCGGTGCTGGCGCTGCTGCAGGAGCGCGGCGCGCTTTAA
- a CDS encoding glutathione binding-like protein, producing MIDLHYWSTPNGHKITMFLEETGLEYKIFPVNIGKGDQFKPDFLQVAPNNRIPAIVDHAPKGGGKPLQLFESGAILLYLAEKTGKFLPQDLYGRYDAIQWTFWQMGGLGPMAGQNHHFRNYAVEKLPYAIDRYVNETNRLYGVLNKRLADREFVAGDYSIADMASYPWVVPYKNQGQEIDDFPHLKRWLETIGKRPATERAYAKAKEVNPNFGQPAIRTEEERKLLFGQTAAVVR from the coding sequence ATGATCGACCTCCATTATTGGTCCACGCCGAATGGCCACAAGATCACGATGTTCCTTGAAGAGACCGGCCTGGAGTACAAGATTTTCCCGGTGAACATCGGCAAGGGCGATCAGTTCAAGCCGGACTTCCTGCAGGTCGCGCCGAACAACCGCATTCCGGCGATCGTCGATCACGCGCCGAAGGGCGGCGGCAAGCCGTTACAGCTGTTCGAGTCCGGCGCGATCCTGCTCTATCTCGCCGAGAAGACCGGAAAGTTCCTGCCCCAGGACCTCTACGGCCGCTATGACGCGATCCAATGGACGTTCTGGCAGATGGGCGGGCTCGGGCCGATGGCCGGGCAGAACCATCACTTCCGCAACTACGCGGTCGAGAAGCTGCCTTACGCGATCGATCGCTATGTCAACGAGACCAACCGGCTCTACGGCGTGCTCAACAAGCGGCTCGCCGACCGCGAATTCGTCGCCGGCGATTATTCGATCGCCGACATGGCGAGCTATCCCTGGGTCGTGCCCTACAAGAACCAGGGCCAGGAGATCGACGACTTCCCGCATCTGAAGCGCTGGCTGGAGACGATCGGCAAGCGCCCGGCGACCGAGCGCGCCTACGCCAAGGCGAAGGAGGTCAACCCGAATTTCGGCCAGCCCGCGATCCGCACCGAGGAGGAGCGCAAGCTGCTATTCGGGCAGACCGCTGCGGTGGTGCGGTAG
- a CDS encoding LysR substrate-binding domain-containing protein, which translates to MRRLLFLNGIKAFEAAARTGSFAAAGGELNVSAAAISRMVHLLEDRLGVALFERKANRLVTTPAGRAYQGGLTPIFDALASLTAQVTASASARVLTVGVGPTFAMKWMIPHLAEFRKAEPDIEVRITTGGMAVPFADDWSCGIQLGDGEWPGLVAEPLFAADLMPVCTARLANTLKRPADLKGPSLIRVAHSPDDWPSWLKAAGVPRLTARGPEFQFYGQALQAASDGLGIAMGIRPYIDDDLAAGRLVAPFALSVPKGMRWYLLYRGFHAEQRDFAAFRRWIIRAAAEPAARRKGARNA; encoded by the coding sequence ATGCGGCGGCTGCTCTTTCTCAACGGCATCAAGGCATTCGAGGCCGCGGCGCGGACCGGCAGCTTTGCGGCGGCAGGCGGCGAGCTCAACGTCTCGGCCGCCGCGATCAGCCGGATGGTGCATCTCCTGGAAGACCGGCTCGGCGTCGCGCTGTTCGAGCGCAAGGCGAACCGCCTCGTCACCACGCCGGCCGGCCGCGCCTACCAAGGCGGGCTGACGCCGATCTTCGATGCGCTGGCGAGCCTCACCGCGCAGGTCACGGCGTCCGCGAGCGCGCGCGTGCTGACCGTCGGCGTCGGGCCGACTTTCGCGATGAAATGGATGATCCCGCACCTCGCCGAGTTCCGCAAAGCGGAGCCCGACATCGAGGTGCGGATCACGACCGGCGGCATGGCGGTGCCGTTCGCCGACGACTGGAGCTGCGGCATCCAGCTCGGCGACGGCGAGTGGCCGGGCCTCGTCGCCGAGCCGCTGTTCGCCGCCGACCTGATGCCGGTGTGCACGGCGCGGCTCGCCAACACCCTGAAGCGCCCCGCCGACCTCAAGGGACCGAGCCTGATCCGCGTCGCGCATTCGCCCGACGACTGGCCGTCCTGGCTGAAGGCTGCGGGCGTGCCGCGGCTGACCGCGCGCGGGCCGGAATTCCAGTTCTACGGCCAGGCACTGCAGGCCGCCAGCGACGGGCTCGGGATCGCGATGGGGATCCGGCCCTATATCGATGACGATCTCGCCGCCGGCCGGCTGGTGGCGCCGTTTGCGCTCAGCGTGCCGAAGGGCATGCGCTGGTATCTCCTCTATCGCGGCTTCCACGCCGAGCAGCGTGATTTCGCCGCGTTCCGGCGCTGGATCATTCGGGCCGCCGCGGAACCCGCAGCGCGCCGCAAGGGAGCGCGCAATGCGTGA
- a CDS encoding SCO family protein, whose translation MIAPILRGLASAGAGLWLTLAPALAGDARQQSARSAAEIMDILMWNREPVGGPFALTDQAGHARSDSEFRGRLMLVYFGFTYCPDVCPTDLQAMALVLDKLGPDGDQVQPIFITLDPERDTAAHLAEYVPLFHPRLIGLTGSGDAIRKVADAYKVYYARVPLKDGDYTVDHTAYIYLMDRDGNYLGFFPPGTSADRMVEIIKPRLAQ comes from the coding sequence ATGATCGCGCCGATCCTGCGCGGATTAGCAAGCGCCGGCGCCGGCCTGTGGCTGACGCTGGCGCCAGCACTGGCCGGCGATGCGCGGCAGCAATCGGCGCGCTCGGCCGCCGAGATCATGGACATCCTGATGTGGAACAGGGAGCCGGTCGGCGGCCCGTTCGCGCTGACAGATCAGGCCGGCCATGCGCGCAGCGATAGCGAGTTTCGCGGCAGGCTGATGCTGGTCTATTTCGGCTTCACCTATTGCCCCGACGTCTGCCCGACCGATCTGCAGGCGATGGCGCTCGTGCTCGACAAGCTCGGCCCTGACGGCGATCAGGTGCAGCCGATCTTCATCACGCTCGATCCCGAACGCGACACCGCGGCGCATCTTGCGGAGTACGTGCCGCTGTTCCATCCGCGGTTGATCGGGCTGACCGGCAGCGGTGATGCGATCCGCAAGGTCGCCGATGCCTACAAGGTTTACTATGCGCGGGTGCCGCTCAAGGACGGCGACTACACCGTCGACCACACTGCCTACATCTATCTGATGGACCGCGACGGCAATTATCTCGGCTTCTTCCCGCCCGGCACCTCGGCCGACCGCATGGTCGAGATCATCAAGCCGCGGCTCGCACAGTGA